The nucleotide sequence TCAAGCATGTAGCGGATCGGAATCCATCATAATAAAGAGATCAAAATTTcatagagaagagagagagagagagagagagagatcctcaTTATTTTATATGATATAATAAATATTCTCTCAGcgtataaaaattatatcatcatATACAAATTATATCGTCTTGATTTAGTGAAACCATGGTGGGTTTACgatagaaataaaataattaatctttCTTGGTGTCATATGCTAGATTAAACTATGTTTATTGTGTTGAAGTCATAATATTATTGTGAATTTTGATTGTTTAATATGTTCAAATAATAGTATCACGGATTTTGATTGTGCAAGATGAAATTAACCTTGATATCTTGATATTATTGAGGATTGATAAGCAACCTTAATTTTTATCTAAGCTTATTATAAGCTTATTGCAAGAAATATTTAAATTTCGTCGTGCAAAAATTATATCGCACGTGTACTTGACAAAAGCTTATCTGATTCTTAAGTTTATATCAAGAAATAAATGGACCATAATACATCTCTCTCATAAAATAATCTATGTAAGGTCTTTTATAATGGGCTTTTGTAACTATTAAGAGTAAGTTAGAGTTGATTTGTGGGAGTATTTACGTGGAATCATCAAATATTGTTCGGACACAAAGACTCAATTAAACTATTACATGTTAGGATTAACGCCATAATATGTTGTCTTGATCATATGAGATGCTTCGATGACATGTTGGGTTGATAGGGTGTTTGAGTTGGTATCCATCATATAGTGCTAGAATGTTTGACTATAAGTTAGATGTTTTCTTATCATAATGCTTTCTAATTTGGGCTATCAAGACTAATATAGAAGTGTTGATATCTCTCAAGTATATTGATATGCAACTTAGTTATGAATAAAAAAACATTAAAATCGTAGCCTGAAATCTTTTACCCAAATCAAACCAATATAACTATGGGAGTTTGTATCATTCCCTCCAATAATCCAAAAGAGCGCCACGCACAACCAATGAATATAGTCAGACATCTTGCGATCATAATCATACATAAAAGCAACACACACGCACTCAACCACAAGTCATGACCGATTCCTGCGTGTCATGCGATCACATTAATCACCAAGTCGCCACATCTGAACTCTATTGACGATGTTAGCACGCATGCGAATGGTCTGATGCCTTGAGCGCTCGCTGTATCTGCCCACGCCCACACACTCGGGAGAGCCAGAAAGGGGCGACCAAGTCGTGCCCCCATCCcctccccacaccttctcacgtcTATCACTCGACCCTGCTCTCGTTTCACTGTGATTCCGCAGCAGATTTAACGCTTGCTTTATACTTCCTTTCATCCTTTGGTAATCGAAGAACTGCGAATAATTTAATtactatttaattattattttttggaatTATCAATAGGCAAAAAAAGGGATTGACAATAAATAGCAAGCTTTCAATGAAAGGGGGAATGAATCACGTTGTTTAGCTGGTGATTCAGTCCAACCACATATCAACACATCAACCACTCAGCTGTGGTCAATAAACCCAGCTAGAAATaatagaaaggaagaagaagctcTTGGGGTGTCGGTGAGCCCCACCTACCTTCCCCGAAAAAGCAACGGAACTAGTGGCGATACATGCACCCGAGTCGAGCCGAGTGGTCGTTTCCGCGGTTGGTGGAGATTTGACCACACCAAACCTCCTCCCTGCGCGTCTTCCTTCTCATGGCGGCCATCGCCCCACCAAACCTCCTCTTCCCTCCGTATAAAGTGCCCCCCTCTCTCAGCTTACTTCCCCTCAGCTTCACAGTAAGAAGggcttttcctcctcctcctcctcctaagcTGCCACTGCAAGCTGAACGAGCTAGCAGCTACTTCTCATGGCGGCCATCCTGACTCCTGCCACCACGGGCCCTCATTCGACTCGTCTTGCTCTCCCCATCGCCAAACCTAAGATCCCTTTACAGAGGACCCACCTCGTGCGGTGCGTCCACCGGCCGGAAATCTCCCCCTTCTTCCACGGCGCCGTCGGGGCCAACCGCGCCGACTGGCAGAGCGCCTGCGCTATCCTCTCCAGCAAGGTCGCGACCACCTCCCAGAACCATCAGCAGACGCCGCAGCACCACGAAGCCGGGGATGACACCAACCACAGCTTGGTCCCCGTCGTCAACGGTCATGGCTCAGCTGCCGCCGCGCTTGACCTTGTCCCGGTCCAGCTCCCGCAGCCGCTCACCATCGCCGACCTGTCCCCGGCGCCGAAGCACGGGTCCCAGCTCCGGGTGGCGTACCAGGGCGTCCCTGGGGCTTACAGCGAGGCGGCCGCCGCCAAGGCCTACCCCAACTGCGACGCCATCCCGTGCGACCAGTTCGAGGCGGCCTTCCAGGCCGTGGAACTCTGGGTCGCCGACCGGGCCGTCCTGCCCGTGGAGAACTCCCTGGGCGGCAGCATCCACCGCAACTACGATCTCCTCCTCCGGCACCGCCTCCATATCGTCGGCGAGGTCCAGCTCCCCGTCCACCACTGCCTTCTCGCCCTCCCGGGCGTCCGCAAGGAGCAGCTGACCCGGGTCATAAGCCACCCGCAAGCCCTCTCCCAGTGCGAGCACACCCTGACGGCGATGGGCCTCAATGTGGCGCGCGAAGCCTTCGACGACACGGCCGGGGCCGCCGAGTACGTGGCGTTGAACGGGCTACAGGACACGGCGGCCATCGCGTCGGCTCGGGCAGCGGAGCTGTACGGGATGCAGGTGCTGGCGGACGGGATCCAGGACGACAGCGGCAACGTGACGCGGTTCGTGATGCTGGCGCGGGAGCCCATCGTGCCCCGGGTTGACCGGCCATTCAAGACGAGCATCGTGTTCGCAGCCCACGACAGCGAGGGCACGTCCGTGCTGTTCAAGGTGCTCTCCGCGTTCGCCTTCCGTGACATCGGCCTGACCAAGATCGAGAGCCGGCCGCACCGCCAGCGGCCCATCCGGCTAGAGGACGAggccagcagcggcggcggcggcgcagccggCACCGCCAAGCACTTCGAGTACACCTTCTACGTGGATTTCCAGGCCTCCCTGGCGGAGCGCCGGGCGCAGAACGCCCTCGCCGAGGTCCAGGAGTTCACTTCCTTCCTCCGCGTCCTCGGCAGCTACCCCATGGACATGACACCCTGGAGCATCACTTCCTCCTCatccaactcctcctcctcctcctcttcctcctctcctggtTCGCAGCAATAACAGCAACCTCTAGTTTTCCCGTTCACGGTGTGCGTTGTCATTGTTGTTGACCGAACGATGGACCTTCCCCCCCACTATTGTACCTCTATCAGTTCACCGGCCCCATTCCTCATTATTGTCACCCTCATGATGGTCTTCGTCTTCCTCTCCCTCCCTCGCCTACCTTTCCTTTTTGTTTCCGCTTATCATGTAACGCCGTGTACATTCCTTCGGATCAGCTTCTATTGCGATTGCAGTCACCGCCTCAACTGATCCGACGGCTGAAGTTGGTCAGATCAGAGTACCACAGTAAGCACAGCAGCAGTGAGTGGTTCATGTATAGGCTTAAAAACAATAGTTGCATTATGATGatgatttcataaattatttgttCAATAATTTTGTTAATTACGCATATAAATAGTTGCAATTAAAATGTCATAAACTGTAGCAAGCAATCGTTGTTGATGGGAAGATCTCTTCCTATTGTGGATATACGGAGGCCCAGAGCACACCAAACCTCAATTGGGCCAAGAAAGCCGAGACGTATTGAGGCCCATTTAGAAGCCCATATCGTGTGCCTGAAGGCAGGTTCTCAGCCGTTGATCTAAAATAGAACGGatcagatatatgatctcctcctTTCCCGTAGTTAGTGGCCGACGGAGTCGACTCAACCCGACCTACTTTCGGCCTCGCTTTCTCCCCACCCTTCTTTCTACCTCCCCACGCTTCTGCTTTCTCCCCCCCATAAAACCGACCCTCGAGTCCCTATCGCCGAACCCAATCCACGAATTATTGTCTTCGTTGACTCGAGTGTGGTCGATGCCGAACCGGCTTGGTTCGTTCGAGCTCGCACGGAACAGATGGTGGGATGGCACATCGCATTTGCTGCCGACAGGCTTTGCTTGGTAGCAGCGAAGGCACGCGTCTGGAGGTATAAAGCTCGAGCATATTCCCTCGGCTTCTCTTCTTTCCCTTTCTCATCTTTCTTaccagtattattattattattatcattatgcgTCCCATTTCTTAGTGTCCCGCAAGTTATCAGATCAGCTTTTTCCATCTCTATCCTGTGCGACTCTTTGTTTAAGTGGATGGCTCTGCCGTTTCATGCATCCAATCCATCACATCTGACGCCATCTCTGCTGCTGTGGCGATAAGTAGTGGCCTCAGACGAGGAACACAAATTCTGTGAAGGGTATCCGTTCTTTGCACAGGGAAATG is from Musa acuminata AAA Group cultivar baxijiao chromosome BXJ1-6, Cavendish_Baxijiao_AAA, whole genome shotgun sequence and encodes:
- the LOC135676429 gene encoding arogenate dehydratase/prephenate dehydratase 6, chloroplastic-like; protein product: MAAILTPATTGPHSTRLALPIAKPKIPLQRTHLVRCVHRPEISPFFHGAVGANRADWQSACAILSSKVATTSQNHQQTPQHHEAGDDTNHSLVPVVNGHGSAAAALDLVPVQLPQPLTIADLSPAPKHGSQLRVAYQGVPGAYSEAAAAKAYPNCDAIPCDQFEAAFQAVELWVADRAVLPVENSLGGSIHRNYDLLLRHRLHIVGEVQLPVHHCLLALPGVRKEQLTRVISHPQALSQCEHTLTAMGLNVAREAFDDTAGAAEYVALNGLQDTAAIASARAAELYGMQVLADGIQDDSGNVTRFVMLAREPIVPRVDRPFKTSIVFAAHDSEGTSVLFKVLSAFAFRDIGLTKIESRPHRQRPIRLEDEASSGGGGAAGTAKHFEYTFYVDFQASLAERRAQNALAEVQEFTSFLRVLGSYPMDMTPWSITSSSSNSSSSSSSSSPGSQQ